AATTAAAAACAACTCTTTTTTCCTAATCCATATGGAAGAATGGAAAGAAAGAGAGCACAATACGGTTGATGTAAATCCTGTATTTATTGAATTTTTGGATGCAAATGGGGATGTTCTTGAAAAATCACCTAATTTAAAGAATCAAATTTTATATTTTAATAAATCTGTTCCAGACAATGAATTGTTTGACTCAAAAATTTTAAAAAATAAAATTCGTCAAATTCAAGTTCCTATCTATCAAAATGAAAAAGTAATTGGTTATTTAATAATTGCTATGTCGCTTGAAGATGCTTCCATGGTACTTCAAAATTTATCCGAAATATTAATTATTGCTTATCCTTTAATTCTATTAATACTTTTTCTTATCGCTCGATTTATTGCAGGTAGAAGTATAAAACCAATCAGTTCTATTATAGAAACCTCAAATATTATTACAAAGGATAATTTAAAGTCCAGAATTCCATTGCCACAAAAAAAAGACGAATTATACATTTTATCAAAAACGATAAATCATCTTTTAGATCGAATAGAAACAGCAGTTGAAAGAGAAAGACAATTTACCTCAGATGCTTCTCATGAATTACGAACACCTTTAACAGTCATTAAAGGAACATTAGAAGTTTTAATACGAAAACCGCGTAATCAAGAAGAGTATCATGATAAAGTTAATTATTGTATTACTGAAGTAAATCGCTTAAATAATATTGTTGACCAACTACTTTTACTGGCAAGATATGAGAATCAAAATCAATCTATTAAAATAGAAAATGTTTGTTTGAATGCCATATTATTAGATACTATTTCTAGATTTTCTACTTTAATTCAGTCTAATAATATTCAGGTTAATACACAATTTACAAATGAAATATATGTAAAAAGTGACCGCTACTTAGTGTCCATTATTATTAATAATATTGTCTCGAACGCAATTAAATATTCAAATTATGATGGTCAGTTGGCAATTGTATTAACTGAATTAGAAGGAAAAGTGACATGTCACATATCTGATTCAGGGATTGGAATTCCAAAAGAAGATTTACAAAAAATATTTAACCCTTTTTTTCGTTCTCAATCTACAGATCATCCAGATATTAAAGGGACTGGTTTAGGACTTTCGATTGTTAGTAGATTATGTAAATTACTGAACATTAAAGTTACTATTTCTAGTCAAGAAAATGAGGGAACACAAGTGGAACTTAACTTTCATTAAGTATTCTTTAAGTATCCCTTAAGACTATCTTAAGTTAATCCCTATCTTTATATTTTACTTTTGAAGGATCAAAATAAAATATTTATGTTAGAAAAAATTATAGCTTTTAGTCTAAAAAACAAACTCATTGTTTTATTATTCACTCTTTGTATTTTAGGATTTGGCGTTTTTTCTATATTCCAAATTTCTATTGGTGCTGTTCCAGACGTAACCAATAATCAAGTTCAAGTAATCACTACTTCACGTAATCTTTCAACCCAAGACATTGAGCAATATATTACATATCCTGTTGAAATTGAAATGGCTAATTTACCAGGAGTAAAGGAAATTCGTTCCATTTCAAAATTTGGATTATCAGTTGTCACCATTGTTTTTGAGGATGATTTAGGTACTTATTTACCAAGACAATTAATTGCTGAAAAAATTAAATCGGCTTCTGAGAAAATACCAGCCGGTTTTGGTACTCCTGAAATGGGGCCAATAACCACTGGACTTGGTGAAATTTACCAATATACACTTGAAGTACAACCCGAATTTAAAAATAACTATTCCGTTACTGATTTAAGAACGATCCAAGATTGGGTAGTAAAAAGGCAATTGTCAGGAATTAAAGGTGTTGTTGAAATTAATACTTGGGGAGGGTTTTTAAAACAATATGAAATTGCTATTAATCCATCCCAGTTGAAAGCAATGAATATTGCTACAACGGATGTTTTTACAGCTCTTGAAAAAAATAACAGTATTGCAGGTGGTGCTTATATTGAGAAGATAAATCAAAGTTATTTTATTCGTGCCGAAGGAAAAGTTAAAAACTTGGAAGACATTGAAAACATTGTTGTTAAAAACAGTAATGGTTTCCCTGTTTATATAAAGAATGTGGCTGATGTTCGTTTTGGTCATGCCAATCGTTTTGGAGCAATTACTGGTAATGGTGAAGGAGAGAAGGTACTTGGACAAGTGATGATGCTTAAAGGCGCCAATTCAAAACAAGTCATC
The Flavobacterium sp. WC2421 genome window above contains:
- a CDS encoding ATP-binding protein, yielding MQQLSFKNRIASNYIITTALLIFVVFFAIHSIVKFSVYNHVNTDISKEVNNHLNEIEIKNNSFFLIHMEEWKEREHNTVDVNPVFIEFLDANGDVLEKSPNLKNQILYFNKSVPDNELFDSKILKNKIRQIQVPIYQNEKVIGYLIIAMSLEDASMVLQNLSEILIIAYPLILLILFLIARFIAGRSIKPISSIIETSNIITKDNLKSRIPLPQKKDELYILSKTINHLLDRIETAVERERQFTSDASHELRTPLTVIKGTLEVLIRKPRNQEEYHDKVNYCITEVNRLNNIVDQLLLLARYENQNQSIKIENVCLNAILLDTISRFSTLIQSNNIQVNTQFTNEIYVKSDRYLVSIIINNIVSNAIKYSNYDGQLAIVLTELEGKVTCHISDSGIGIPKEDLQKIFNPFFRSQSTDHPDIKGTGLGLSIVSRLCKLLNIKVTISSQENEGTQVELNFH